The following proteins come from a genomic window of Streptomyces sp. GS7:
- a CDS encoding Zn-ribbon domain-containing OB-fold protein, protein MTTSVPSATDNRPDPAADLLLPVPDDDGAPFWDYAARGELRVQTCSDCDEPRFPPRPCCPHCQSFTAHWQRMSGRGRIWSFVVPHPPLLPAYAAQAPYNAIIVELAEAPRIRLVGNLVATPDGALNSVDPARLRIGAPVKVAFHTLPGGVTVPRWLLERP, encoded by the coding sequence ATGACCACAAGCGTGCCATCCGCCACTGACAATCGCCCGGACCCCGCCGCCGACCTGCTGCTTCCCGTCCCCGACGACGACGGCGCACCGTTCTGGGACTACGCCGCGCGCGGCGAACTCCGCGTCCAGACCTGCTCCGACTGCGACGAACCGCGCTTCCCGCCCCGCCCCTGCTGCCCGCACTGCCAGTCCTTCACCGCCCACTGGCAGCGGATGAGCGGACGCGGCCGGATCTGGTCGTTCGTGGTGCCGCACCCGCCGCTGCTGCCCGCGTACGCCGCCCAGGCGCCGTACAACGCGATCATCGTGGAGCTGGCCGAGGCACCGCGCATCCGCCTCGTCGGCAACCTCGTCGCGACGCCGGACGGCGCGCTCAACTCCGTGGACCCCGCCCGGCTGCGCATCGGCGCCCCGGTGAAGGTCGCCTTCCACACCCTGCCCGGCGGGGTCACCGTGCCCCGCTGGCTCCTGGAACGGCCGTGA
- a CDS encoding class I adenylate-forming enzyme family protein: MFDPARIHTLWELVEYRARASGGAPMFFDGDGRTATFGEVRDEALRAAAGFRELGIGAGTRVMWQLPTRIDTVVTSLALARLGAVQTPVIPLHREREVGFVLAGSAAEFVLVPGVWRGFDHDAMVRGLAGDGVRVVSVAGGLPAGDPGTLPELQELPESTGGEDGGTRWVYYTSGTTAAPKGVEHTDASLIAGGVGLATALGMSSDDVGSIAFPYAHIAGPDYVIAMLVSGFPAVVLDTFEAGRAAEVYRRHGVTMAGGSTAFYQAFHDASRRRRAADPGATGPLIPSLRLLSGGGAPLPPELYREAGRELGCAIVHGYGMTECPMIAMGTPYDSDEQLAHTVGRPVAGARVRIVRADGSEAATGEAGEVTVAGTVVCRRYTDPAPTAEAFDAQGRFHTGDLGYLRADGHLVLTGRLKDIIIRKGENISAQEIEDLVHTHPAVAEAAVIGLPDRERGERVCAVVTLAEAANGNGNSTPGLTLAGLTAHLRAAGLMTQKLPEQLEITEELPRGGPLGKVLKARLRERYGATA, from the coding sequence GTGTTCGACCCCGCTCGTATCCACACGCTCTGGGAACTGGTCGAGTATCGCGCGCGGGCCTCCGGGGGCGCGCCGATGTTCTTCGACGGGGACGGGCGGACCGCGACGTTCGGCGAAGTGCGGGACGAGGCACTGCGCGCGGCGGCCGGGTTCCGGGAGTTGGGGATCGGGGCCGGTACGCGGGTGATGTGGCAGTTGCCTACGCGAATCGACACGGTCGTCACCTCGCTCGCGCTGGCCCGGCTGGGGGCCGTGCAGACGCCGGTGATCCCGCTGCACCGGGAACGCGAGGTCGGGTTCGTGCTGGCCGGATCGGCGGCGGAGTTCGTGCTCGTACCGGGGGTGTGGCGGGGGTTCGACCACGATGCGATGGTGCGCGGGCTGGCCGGGGACGGGGTGCGGGTCGTGTCGGTGGCGGGCGGGCTGCCCGCCGGGGATCCGGGCACGCTGCCGGAGCTTCAGGAGCTTCCGGAGTCCACGGGAGGAGAGGACGGGGGCACGCGCTGGGTCTACTACACCTCCGGGACGACCGCCGCGCCCAAGGGAGTTGAGCACACCGACGCCTCACTGATCGCCGGCGGCGTGGGGCTGGCGACCGCGCTGGGGATGTCGTCGGACGACGTCGGCTCGATCGCGTTCCCGTACGCGCACATCGCCGGGCCGGACTACGTCATCGCGATGCTGGTCAGCGGGTTCCCCGCGGTGGTGCTCGACACGTTCGAGGCGGGGCGGGCGGCCGAGGTCTACCGGCGGCACGGGGTGACCATGGCGGGCGGGAGCACCGCGTTCTACCAGGCGTTCCACGACGCGTCGCGGCGCCGTCGGGCGGCGGACCCGGGCGCCACCGGGCCGCTGATTCCGTCGCTGCGGCTACTCTCCGGCGGCGGGGCGCCGCTGCCGCCGGAGCTGTACCGGGAGGCCGGGCGGGAGCTGGGGTGCGCGATCGTGCACGGGTACGGGATGACGGAGTGCCCGATGATCGCGATGGGAACGCCGTACGACAGCGACGAGCAGCTGGCGCACACGGTGGGCAGGCCGGTGGCGGGCGCGCGGGTGCGGATCGTACGGGCGGACGGGAGCGAGGCCGCGACCGGCGAGGCGGGCGAGGTGACGGTCGCCGGGACGGTGGTGTGCCGGCGGTACACCGACCCGGCCCCGACCGCGGAGGCGTTCGACGCGCAGGGCCGCTTCCACACCGGTGACCTGGGGTATCTGCGCGCGGACGGGCACCTGGTGCTGACCGGGCGGCTCAAGGACATCATCATCAGGAAGGGCGAGAACATCTCCGCGCAGGAGATCGAGGACCTGGTGCACACGCATCCGGCGGTCGCGGAGGCGGCGGTGATCGGGCTGCCGGACCGGGAGCGCGGGGAGCGGGTGTGCGCGGTGGTCACGCTCGCCGAGGCGGCGAACGGGAACGGGAACAGCACGCCGGGACTCACTCTCGCGGGGCTGACAGCGCATCTGCGGGCGGCCGGGCTGATGACGCAGAAGCTGCCGGAACAGCTGGAGATCACCGAGGAGCTGCCGCGCGGCGGACCGCTGGGCAAGGTGCTCAAGGCGCGGCTGCGGGAGCGGTACGGGGCAACGGCCTAG
- a CDS encoding enoyl-CoA hydratase/isomerase family protein translates to MTAPGVRTATDGGVALVTLDRPARHNAVDLATADRLAALWREFRHDDTVRAAVVTGAGGRAFCTGIDRTADVPQPASPFSLDDPMIRIGPKANDLWKPVVAAVDGMACGGAFYLLGEAEFIVASENSTFFDPHTTYGMVSAYEAIYMAQRMPFGEIARLSLMGTAERLGARRAYEIGLVCELTPPGGAVAAALRCAAVLAAQPTDAVQGTVRALWAAKEAARAQALAHAPQLIALGSLPPDRQAELFAGRPRNAQPPPVR, encoded by the coding sequence GTGACGGCCCCCGGGGTCCGCACCGCGACCGACGGCGGGGTCGCCCTGGTCACCCTGGACCGGCCCGCGCGGCACAACGCCGTCGACCTCGCCACCGCCGACCGACTCGCCGCCCTCTGGCGGGAGTTCCGCCACGACGACACCGTACGGGCGGCGGTGGTCACCGGCGCCGGCGGCCGGGCCTTCTGCACCGGCATCGACCGCACCGCGGACGTACCCCAGCCGGCCTCCCCGTTCTCCCTCGACGACCCCATGATCCGCATCGGCCCCAAGGCCAACGACCTGTGGAAACCGGTCGTCGCCGCGGTCGACGGGATGGCCTGCGGCGGCGCCTTCTACCTCCTGGGCGAGGCGGAGTTCATCGTCGCCTCCGAGAACTCCACCTTCTTCGACCCGCACACCACCTACGGGATGGTCAGCGCCTACGAGGCCATCTACATGGCCCAGCGGATGCCCTTCGGGGAGATCGCCCGGCTGTCCCTGATGGGCACGGCGGAACGGCTGGGCGCCCGGCGCGCGTACGAGATCGGGCTGGTCTGCGAACTGACCCCGCCCGGCGGCGCGGTGGCGGCGGCGCTGCGCTGCGCCGCGGTGCTCGCCGCGCAGCCCACCGACGCCGTCCAGGGCACCGTACGGGCCCTGTGGGCGGCCAAGGAGGCGGCCCGCGCGCAGGCGCTGGCGCACGCCCCGCAGCTGATCGCGCTGGGCAGTCTGCCGCCGGACCGCCAGGCGGAACTCTTCGCCGGCCGCCCGCGCAACGCGCAGCCGCCGCCCGTCAGATGA
- a CDS encoding FadD3 family acyl-CoA ligase, with translation MREDLDARADLEYGSLARLVRTAAERYGPREAVVEGRARVSYAELGERVERAAAACIAAGVAPGDRVAVWAPNTLDWIVSALGAVTAGAVLVPVNTRFKGTEAAYVLRRTRARILFITGTFLGTSYVAALRRAAREGTGSGPLPGLPRLERVVVLADDAPADFTTWRDFLAGGRAVPAGTVRARADAIRPDAPSDIVFTSGTTGHPKGAVITHAQTLRAYDVWSELAGLQEGDRYLIVNPFFHTFGYKAGIIACLLRGATMVPQPVFSAETALANIAAERISVLPGPPTLHQQLLDHPDRALHDLSALRLVVTGAAVVPLELVERLRSELKIATVLTAYGLSESSGVVTMCRRGDPPEVIAATSGRALPDTEVRVVDAAGRATAPGRPGEVLVRGYHVMSGYFEDPVATARAITPDGWLRTGDVGVLDADGNLRITDRIKDLFIVGGFNAYPAEIEQLLARHPDIAEVAVVGIPDSRLGEVGKAYAVRRPGSSLTADDLIAWSRREMANYKVPREVDFVAELPRNASGKVLKTQLREGS, from the coding sequence ATGCGCGAGGACCTGGATGCACGAGCGGACCTGGAGTACGGCTCCCTCGCCCGGCTGGTGCGCACGGCCGCCGAGCGGTACGGCCCCCGGGAGGCCGTCGTCGAGGGCCGCGCCCGGGTGTCGTACGCCGAGTTGGGCGAGCGGGTGGAGCGGGCCGCGGCGGCCTGTATCGCGGCCGGTGTCGCGCCCGGCGACCGGGTCGCCGTCTGGGCGCCCAACACCCTCGACTGGATCGTCTCCGCCCTCGGGGCGGTGACCGCGGGAGCCGTCCTGGTCCCCGTCAACACCCGCTTCAAGGGCACCGAGGCCGCCTACGTCCTGCGCCGCACCCGCGCCAGGATCCTCTTCATCACGGGCACCTTCCTCGGTACCTCGTACGTCGCCGCGCTGCGCCGCGCCGCCCGGGAGGGCACCGGGTCCGGCCCGCTGCCCGGACTGCCGCGGCTCGAACGGGTCGTGGTCCTCGCGGACGACGCGCCCGCCGACTTCACCACCTGGCGCGACTTCCTGGCCGGCGGCCGGGCGGTGCCCGCCGGCACGGTCCGCGCCAGGGCCGACGCGATCCGCCCCGACGCCCCCTCGGACATCGTCTTCACGTCCGGGACCACCGGCCACCCCAAGGGAGCCGTGATCACCCACGCCCAGACCCTGCGCGCCTACGACGTCTGGAGCGAACTGGCCGGCCTCCAGGAGGGCGACCGCTACCTCATCGTCAACCCGTTCTTCCACACCTTCGGCTACAAGGCCGGCATCATCGCCTGCCTGCTGCGCGGCGCGACGATGGTCCCGCAGCCGGTCTTCAGCGCGGAGACCGCGCTCGCCAACATCGCCGCCGAGCGGATCTCCGTCCTCCCCGGACCGCCCACCCTCCACCAGCAGCTCCTGGACCACCCGGACCGGGCACTGCACGACCTGTCCGCGCTGCGCCTCGTCGTCACCGGCGCCGCCGTCGTCCCCCTGGAGCTGGTCGAACGGCTGCGCAGCGAGCTGAAGATCGCCACCGTGCTGACCGCCTACGGCCTGTCGGAGAGTTCGGGCGTGGTCACGATGTGCCGCCGCGGCGACCCGCCCGAGGTCATCGCCGCCACGTCCGGCCGCGCCCTGCCGGACACCGAGGTCCGGGTCGTCGACGCCGCGGGACGCGCGACGGCCCCCGGCCGCCCCGGCGAGGTCCTGGTCCGCGGCTACCACGTCATGTCCGGCTACTTCGAGGACCCGGTCGCCACCGCCCGCGCGATCACCCCCGACGGCTGGCTGCGCACCGGCGACGTCGGCGTCCTCGACGCGGACGGCAACCTGCGGATCACCGACCGCATCAAGGACCTGTTCATCGTCGGCGGCTTCAACGCCTACCCGGCCGAGATAGAGCAACTCCTCGCCCGCCACCCGGACATCGCCGAGGTCGCCGTCGTCGGCATACCCGACTCCCGCCTCGGCGAGGTCGGCAAGGCGTACGCGGTCCGCCGCCCCGGCTCCTCGCTCACCGCCGACGACCTGATCGCCTGGTCGCGCCGCGAGATGGCCAACTACAAGGTGCCGAGGGAGGTGGACTTCGTCGCCGAACTGCCCCGCAACGCGAGCGGGAAGGTCCTCAAGACGCAGCTGCGGGAGGGGAGTTAG
- a CDS encoding lipid-transfer protein, whose product MGATLKDATAIVGIGQTPFARQLPASEKTLACQAIIAALDDAGIAPSEVDAFASYTMEETDEVEIAKSIGAGDVTHFSKVGYGGGGSCATVAHLAAAIATGQASVGVAWRSRKRGSGPRPWKNTRVQLPTPGQWTRPFGLLRPADEIGMLARRYMHEYGATRDHFFNVALACRNRANQNPAAIMYDRPLTREMYMTARWISEPLCLFDNCLETDGALACVVVAAGRARDCRRPPVYVHAAAQGLPAQHHGMVNYWNDDPLTGPAWTAARRLWKGADLGPQDVDVAQIYDAFTPLIPLSLEGYGFCGRGEGAAFTEGGALETGGRLPLNTGGGGLSEAYVHGFNLITEGVRQLRGTSTAQVPDAATCLVTAGEGVPTSALLLRS is encoded by the coding sequence ATGGGGGCAACCCTCAAGGACGCTACGGCGATAGTCGGTATCGGGCAGACTCCCTTTGCCAGACAACTCCCCGCATCCGAGAAGACCTTGGCCTGCCAGGCCATCATCGCGGCACTGGACGACGCCGGCATCGCCCCCTCGGAGGTCGACGCCTTCGCCTCCTACACCATGGAGGAGACCGACGAGGTCGAGATCGCCAAGTCCATCGGCGCCGGCGACGTCACCCACTTCTCCAAGGTCGGCTACGGAGGCGGCGGTTCCTGCGCGACGGTGGCGCACCTGGCCGCCGCCATCGCCACCGGGCAGGCGTCCGTCGGCGTCGCCTGGCGGTCCCGCAAGCGCGGCTCCGGACCGCGCCCCTGGAAGAACACCCGCGTCCAGCTGCCCACCCCCGGGCAGTGGACCCGCCCCTTCGGACTGCTCCGCCCCGCCGACGAGATCGGCATGCTGGCCCGGCGCTACATGCACGAATACGGCGCCACCCGCGACCACTTCTTCAACGTCGCCCTCGCCTGCCGCAACCGCGCCAACCAGAACCCGGCCGCGATCATGTACGACCGCCCGCTGACCCGGGAGATGTACATGACCGCCCGCTGGATCAGCGAACCGCTCTGCCTCTTCGACAACTGCCTGGAGACGGACGGGGCGCTGGCCTGCGTCGTGGTCGCAGCCGGGCGGGCCCGCGACTGCCGCCGCCCGCCCGTCTACGTCCACGCCGCCGCACAGGGCCTGCCCGCCCAGCACCACGGCATGGTCAACTACTGGAACGACGACCCGCTCACCGGCCCCGCCTGGACCGCCGCCCGGCGCCTCTGGAAGGGCGCCGACCTCGGCCCGCAGGACGTCGACGTGGCACAGATCTATGACGCGTTCACCCCCCTGATCCCCCTCTCGCTGGAGGGATACGGCTTCTGCGGACGCGGCGAGGGCGCGGCCTTCACCGAGGGCGGCGCCCTGGAGACCGGCGGCCGGCTCCCCCTCAACACCGGCGGCGGCGGCCTCTCCGAGGCGTACGTCCACGGCTTCAACCTCATCACCGAAGGCGTCCGGCAGCTGCGCGGCACCAGCACCGCACAGGTCCCGGACGCCGCCACCTGCCTGGTCACCGCGGGCGAGGGCGTCCCCACCTCCGCCCTGCTGCTGAGGAGTTGA
- a CDS encoding amidohydrolase family protein yields MEPKEAKEVKEAKEPKEAKGAFPRIISVDDHTVEPQNVWRDRLPSKYHDVGPRIVRAPVKEMTFVGGRFAPKMGAPGDDGPIADWWVYEDLHRPLTRLDTAVGHPRDEIRLEGITYEQMRPGSFSVPERLADMDANHVQSALCFPTFPRFCGQTFTEAKDRELGLLGVRAYNDWMVEEWCGPQARGRLIPLTLVPLWDAELAAEEVRRNAARGVRAVCFSEIPPHLGLPSIHTDYWDPFLRACDETGTVVAMHIGSSSKMPSTSPDAPPAVGSTITFANCCFSMTDWLMSGAFDRFPHLRIMYAEGQIGWIPYILERADVVWEENRAWGGVADKVLRPPSELFADHVHGCFFDDAFGLRNLDAIGAGNVLYETDYPHSDSTWPKSREVAESQMGHLPADVVERIVRGNAIELLGLTGEGLWGPSAPTR; encoded by the coding sequence ATGGAGCCCAAGGAAGCCAAGGAAGTCAAGGAAGCCAAGGAACCCAAGGAAGCCAAGGGGGCCTTCCCCCGGATCATCTCGGTGGACGACCACACCGTGGAGCCCCAGAACGTCTGGCGGGACCGGCTCCCGTCGAAGTACCACGACGTCGGGCCGCGCATCGTCCGCGCGCCTGTGAAGGAAATGACCTTCGTCGGCGGCAGATTCGCCCCGAAGATGGGCGCCCCAGGAGACGACGGCCCGATAGCCGACTGGTGGGTCTACGAGGATCTGCACCGGCCGCTGACCCGCCTCGACACCGCCGTCGGCCACCCCCGCGACGAGATCAGGCTGGAGGGCATCACCTACGAGCAGATGCGCCCCGGCTCCTTCAGCGTCCCCGAGCGGCTCGCCGACATGGACGCCAACCACGTCCAGTCCGCGCTCTGCTTCCCCACCTTCCCCCGCTTCTGCGGTCAGACCTTCACCGAGGCCAAGGACCGCGAACTGGGCCTGCTGGGGGTGCGCGCGTACAACGACTGGATGGTGGAGGAGTGGTGCGGCCCGCAGGCCCGCGGCCGGCTGATCCCGCTGACCCTCGTCCCCCTCTGGGACGCGGAGCTGGCCGCCGAGGAGGTCCGCCGCAACGCGGCCCGGGGCGTCCGTGCCGTCTGCTTCAGCGAGATCCCGCCCCACCTGGGCCTGCCCAGCATCCACACCGACTACTGGGACCCGTTCCTGCGCGCCTGCGACGAGACCGGCACGGTCGTCGCCATGCACATCGGCTCCTCCTCGAAGATGCCGTCCACGTCCCCCGACGCCCCGCCCGCCGTCGGCTCCACGATCACCTTCGCCAACTGCTGCTTCTCGATGACCGACTGGCTGATGAGCGGCGCTTTCGACCGCTTCCCGCACCTGAGGATCATGTACGCCGAGGGCCAGATCGGCTGGATCCCGTACATCCTGGAGCGCGCCGACGTCGTCTGGGAGGAGAACCGCGCCTGGGGCGGCGTCGCCGACAAGGTCCTCCGCCCCCCGTCCGAACTCTTCGCCGACCATGTCCACGGCTGCTTCTTCGACGACGCCTTCGGCCTGCGGAACCTCGACGCCATCGGCGCCGGCAACGTCCTCTACGAGACCGACTACCCGCACTCCGACTCCACCTGGCCCAAGTCCCGCGAGGTCGCCGAATCCCAGATGGGCCACCTGCCGGCGGACGTGGTCGAACGGATCGTGCGCGGCAACGCGATCGAACTGCTGGGCCTCACGGGGGAGGGTCTCTGGGGGCCTTCGGCGCCCACGCGCTGA
- a CDS encoding AfsR/SARP family transcriptional regulator: MDDGPGQVRERLRFTVLGPVRAWRGGTPLAAGSPQQRALLAALLLRGGRTATAPELVDALWGDEPPHAALAALRTYASRIRKALGDDADALVSESGGYALRPVDGLPLDLDHDIAEQYAADAEKAKAAGDRGRARELLDAALDLWDGEPLAGLSGPYAETQRTRLQEWRLSLTETRLDLDLEAGCHAEAVSELTALTSAHPLRERLRELLMLALYRSGRQAEALAVYADTRRLLADELGVDPCASLSDLHQRILRADTELDAPAAEDQGSAEATFVRPQQLPATVADFTGRAATVRELSDQLATAEGNVMAVSAVAGIGGVGKTTLAVHVAHAARDHFPDGQLYVDLQGAGHTPSEPEAVLGSFLRALGTPDSVIPDGVAERAALYRSALAGRRVLALLDNARDAAQVRPLLPGTEGCAALITSRSRMIDLASAHLVDLDVMSPEEALTLFTRIVGEERVTSERQAAMAVVGACGFLPLAIRIAASRLAARRTWTVSILASKLADERRRLDELRAGDLAVKATFELGYKQLEPAQARAFRLLGLADGPDISLTAAAAVLDLDTDTTEELLESLVDTSLLESAAPGRYRYHDLVRLYARACAERDEHPPSERDAALSRLLDFYLVTVSRMYALERPGDTLIDHMEHTDYPGLEFEDRASALEWLFSEAACLLSCARQSSGRATLRRAVDLLLLTKDLAESGADALQYEQTSTALLKAAGKAGDQHAEARSHLALTYVRTLSGRLDEADENAKSAMLLGLAAEDPFASSYAPNDRGIIANAQGRPDDAEAYLRQALSAFRDDRNRQSEASALCNLSRVHLDTGRVDSAIQLAEQGIAIYRKLGAKRRLANGMYALALAYTQAMRLDEAAEQLTGALAIFKDSRQRFWEGMTNFRMAEVDLAARRPASAANHAEQALTALRSIGGDSWRATVLTTLGRALHALGHTGRARVCWQEALATFERTGSPEGSVVQALLSPAAVA, encoded by the coding sequence ATGGACGACGGTCCGGGGCAGGTACGGGAGCGGCTCCGCTTCACCGTGCTCGGTCCCGTACGGGCCTGGCGCGGCGGAACGCCGCTGGCAGCGGGCTCCCCGCAGCAGCGCGCACTGCTCGCCGCACTGCTGCTGCGCGGCGGCCGTACCGCCACCGCGCCCGAGCTCGTCGACGCCCTGTGGGGCGACGAACCGCCGCACGCCGCGCTCGCCGCGCTGCGCACGTACGCGTCCCGCATCCGCAAGGCCCTGGGCGACGACGCCGACGCGCTGGTCAGCGAGTCCGGCGGCTATGCGCTGCGGCCCGTCGACGGACTGCCCCTGGACCTCGACCACGACATCGCCGAGCAGTACGCCGCGGACGCGGAGAAGGCCAAGGCCGCCGGCGACCGTGGGCGGGCCCGTGAACTCCTCGACGCCGCCCTGGACCTGTGGGACGGCGAACCGCTGGCCGGGCTGTCCGGCCCGTACGCCGAGACCCAGCGCACCCGCCTCCAGGAATGGCGGCTCTCGCTCACCGAGACCCGCCTCGACCTCGACCTGGAGGCCGGCTGCCACGCCGAGGCGGTCTCCGAACTCACCGCCCTGACCTCCGCCCACCCGCTGCGCGAGCGCCTGCGGGAGCTGCTGATGCTGGCCCTCTACCGGAGCGGCCGCCAGGCGGAGGCGCTCGCGGTCTACGCCGACACCCGGCGGCTGCTCGCGGACGAACTGGGCGTCGACCCCTGCGCGTCGCTGTCCGACCTCCACCAGCGGATCCTGCGGGCGGACACGGAACTGGACGCGCCGGCGGCCGAGGACCAGGGTTCTGCGGAGGCCACGTTCGTACGTCCGCAGCAACTGCCGGCCACGGTCGCCGACTTCACGGGCCGGGCCGCCACCGTCCGCGAGCTCAGCGACCAACTGGCCACGGCCGAGGGCAACGTCATGGCGGTCTCCGCCGTCGCCGGTATCGGCGGTGTGGGCAAGACGACCCTGGCGGTCCATGTCGCACACGCCGCCCGCGACCACTTCCCCGACGGCCAGCTCTACGTGGACCTCCAGGGCGCCGGGCACACCCCTTCCGAGCCGGAGGCCGTCCTGGGCTCCTTCCTGCGCGCCCTGGGCACCCCCGACTCGGTCATCCCCGACGGTGTCGCGGAGCGTGCCGCCCTGTACCGCTCGGCCCTCGCGGGCCGCCGCGTCCTCGCCCTCCTCGACAACGCCCGGGACGCCGCCCAGGTCCGTCCCCTCCTGCCCGGTACAGAGGGCTGTGCGGCGCTGATCACCAGCCGCTCGCGGATGATCGACCTGGCCTCCGCCCATCTGGTCGACCTCGACGTGATGAGCCCCGAGGAAGCCCTCACCCTCTTCACCCGCATCGTCGGCGAGGAGCGGGTGACCTCCGAGCGGCAGGCCGCCATGGCCGTCGTCGGCGCCTGCGGCTTCCTCCCGCTGGCCATCCGCATCGCCGCCTCCCGCCTGGCCGCCCGCCGGACGTGGACGGTCTCCATCCTGGCCAGCAAGCTCGCCGACGAGCGCCGCCGGCTGGACGAACTCCGCGCCGGCGACCTGGCCGTGAAGGCCACCTTCGAACTGGGCTACAAGCAGCTGGAGCCCGCCCAGGCCCGCGCCTTCCGGCTGCTCGGGCTGGCGGACGGCCCGGACATCTCACTGACCGCCGCGGCGGCCGTACTGGACCTGGACACCGACACCACCGAGGAACTGCTCGAATCCCTCGTGGACACCTCCCTACTGGAGTCCGCGGCACCGGGCCGCTACCGCTACCACGACCTGGTGCGCCTGTACGCCCGCGCCTGCGCCGAGCGCGACGAACACCCGCCGTCGGAGCGGGACGCGGCACTGTCGCGACTGCTGGACTTCTACCTGGTCACGGTCTCCCGCATGTACGCACTGGAGCGCCCTGGCGACACGCTGATCGATCACATGGAGCACACCGACTACCCGGGGCTGGAGTTCGAGGACCGTGCTTCGGCGCTGGAGTGGCTGTTCAGCGAGGCCGCGTGCCTGCTCTCCTGCGCACGGCAGTCCAGCGGTCGCGCGACCCTGCGGCGCGCCGTCGACCTGCTGCTGCTCACCAAGGACCTGGCCGAGTCCGGTGCCGATGCGCTCCAGTACGAGCAGACCAGCACCGCGCTGCTGAAGGCCGCCGGGAAAGCCGGTGACCAGCACGCCGAGGCGCGCTCCCACCTGGCCCTCACCTATGTCCGCACGCTGTCGGGCCGGCTGGACGAGGCCGACGAGAACGCCAAGTCGGCCATGCTCCTGGGGCTCGCCGCCGAGGACCCCTTCGCGTCCTCGTACGCCCCCAACGACCGGGGGATCATCGCCAACGCCCAGGGCCGGCCCGACGACGCCGAGGCGTATCTCCGGCAGGCCCTGAGCGCCTTCCGCGACGACCGCAACCGGCAGTCCGAAGCCAGCGCGCTGTGCAACCTCTCCCGTGTCCACCTGGACACCGGGCGGGTCGACAGCGCCATCCAGCTGGCGGAGCAGGGCATCGCGATCTACCGCAAGCTGGGAGCCAAGCGCCGGCTGGCCAACGGCATGTACGCCCTGGCCCTCGCGTACACCCAGGCCATGCGGCTGGACGAGGCGGCCGAGCAACTGACCGGAGCGCTGGCCATCTTCAAGGACAGCCGGCAGCGCTTCTGGGAGGGGATGACCAACTTCCGGATGGCCGAGGTCGACCTCGCCGCCCGCCGCCCGGCCTCCGCCGCCAACCACGCCGAACAGGCGCTGACCGCGTTGCGGAGCATCGGCGGCGACTCCTGGCGCGCCACCGTCCTGACCACCCTGGGCCGGGCCCTGCACGCGCTCGGGCACACCGGCCGTGCGCGCGTGTGCTGGCAGGAGGCCCTGGCGACCTTCGAGCGCACGGGGTCCCCGGAGGGCAGCGTGGTCCAGGCGCTGCTGTCGCCGGCCGCCGTCGCCTGA
- a CDS encoding TIGR03619 family F420-dependent LLM class oxidoreductase yields the protein MGDAAEHHSTPYAGPRERIRERMQVRMRMRLHVVLPSESAAMAVRDLAGLARQAEELGYAGVWLPDHLLPPGPYGAPPQAYGGVYEPLAALAYLAAVTERITLGTSVLIAPLREPLLLARQSATLARLSGGRFVLGVGVGWQPYEFAAAGVGFGTRGARTDRALRLVRHLHTGAGGPYDDGRVSFDGRAVFEPVPEEPVPFLIGGNSDAALRRAAEFGGYWQGVGLTPGEFAERRRWFARGPATGRSAAGAPRVAAGSRIAWDGPDRTLAEVTSEVAEWEAAGAEDLGVWFGAVDGGFEGRMRALAEATGVAGGRIGQ from the coding sequence ATGGGCGACGCCGCCGAACACCACTCCACTCCGTACGCCGGACCGCGGGAGCGGATACGGGAGCGGATGCAGGTCCGGATGCGGATGCGGCTGCACGTCGTGCTGCCGTCCGAGTCCGCGGCGATGGCGGTGCGGGACCTGGCCGGGCTCGCGCGGCAGGCCGAGGAACTGGGGTACGCGGGCGTCTGGCTGCCCGATCACCTGCTGCCGCCGGGGCCGTACGGGGCGCCCCCGCAGGCGTACGGCGGGGTGTACGAGCCGCTGGCGGCGCTGGCGTACCTCGCGGCCGTGACCGAGCGGATCACCCTCGGGACGTCGGTGCTGATCGCCCCACTGCGCGAACCGCTGCTGCTCGCCCGGCAGTCGGCGACGCTGGCCCGGCTGAGCGGCGGCCGGTTCGTGCTGGGCGTCGGCGTCGGCTGGCAGCCGTACGAGTTCGCGGCGGCCGGGGTCGGCTTCGGCACCCGGGGCGCGCGGACGGACCGCGCGCTGCGGCTGGTGCGGCACCTGCACACGGGGGCGGGCGGGCCGTACGACGACGGGCGGGTGTCCTTCGACGGGCGTGCGGTGTTCGAGCCCGTACCGGAGGAGCCGGTGCCGTTTCTGATCGGCGGGAACTCGGACGCGGCGCTGCGGCGCGCGGCGGAGTTCGGCGGCTACTGGCAGGGAGTGGGGCTGACCCCGGGCGAATTCGCCGAGCGGCGGCGGTGGTTCGCGCGGGGACCGGCGACCGGCCGGTCCGCAGCGGGCGCGCCCCGCGTCGCGGCCGGGAGCCGTATCGCCTGGGACGGACCGGACCGTACGCTCGCGGAGGTCACCTCCGAGGTCGCGGAGTGGGAGGCGGCCGGGGCCGAGGACCTCGGTGTGTGGTTCGGCGCGGTGGACGGCGGCTTCGAGGGGCGGATGCGGGCCCTGGCGGAGGCGACCGGGGTGGCCGGCGGCCGGATCGGGCAGTGA